In Triticum aestivum cultivar Chinese Spring chromosome 5B, IWGSC CS RefSeq v2.1, whole genome shotgun sequence, the following proteins share a genomic window:
- the LOC123113183 gene encoding dnaJ protein homolog 2, protein MFGRAPKKSDNTKYYEVLGVPKNAAQDDLKKAYRKAAIKNHPDKGGDPEKFKELAQAYEVLSDPEKREIYDQYGEDALKEGMGGGGGGGVDPFDIFSSFFGPSFGGGGGGSSRGRRQRRGEDVVHPLKASLEDLYNGTSKKLSLSRSVLCSKCKGKGSKSGASMRCPGCQGSGMKVTIRQLGPSMIQQMQQACNDCKGTGESINDKDRCPGCKGEKVLQEKKVLEVHVEKGMQHNQKITFPGEADEAPDTVTGDIVFVVQQKEHPKFKRKGDDLFYEHTISLTEALCGFQLVLTHLDNRQLLIKSNPGEIVKPDSFKAISDEGMPMYQRPFMKGKLYIHFTVEFPDSLAPDQCKALEAVLPPKPASKLTDMELDECEETTMHDVNMEEEMRRKAHAAAQEAYDEDDEMPGGGAQRVQCAQQ, encoded by the exons ATGTTCGGCCGCGCCCCCAAGAAGAGCGACAACACCAAGTACTACGAGGTGCTCGGGGTGCCCAAGAACGCCGCCCAGGACGACCTCAAGAAGGCCTACCGCAAGGCCGCCATCAAGAACCACCCCGACAAGGGCGGAGACCCCGAGAAG TTCAAGGAGCTGGCACAAGCCTATGAGGTTTTGAGTGACCCTGAGAAGCGTGAGATATATGATCAGTATGGCGAAGATGCTCTCAAGGAAGGAATgggtggaggaggtggtggtggagttgATCCATTTGACATATTTTCATCATTTTTCGGGCCCTCTTTTGGAG gtggtggtggtggcagcagcagGGGCAGAAGGCAAAGGAGGGGAGAGGATGTTGTCCATCCACTAAAAGCTTCTCTAGAAGATCTTTACAATGGTACCTCGAAGAAGCTCTCTCTTTCCCGCAGCGTCCTCTGCTCCAAGTGCAAGGG CAAGGGCTCCAAGTCTGGTGCTTCCATGAGGTGCCCAGGTTGCCAGGGGTCAGGCATGAAAGTGACTATTCGTCAGCTGGGGCCTTCCATGATACAGCAGATGCAGCAGGCCTGCAATGATTGCAAGGGCACCGGGGAGAGTATTAACGACAAGGACCGCTGCCCAGGCTGCAAGGGTGAGAAGGTTCTTCAGGAGAAGAAAGTTCTGGAGGTTCATGTTGAGAAGGGGATGCAACACAACCAGAAGATCACCTTCCCTGGTGAAGCTGATGAGGCG CCTGACACTGTTACTGGAGACATTGTATTTGTCGTCCAGCAGAAGGAACACCCAAAGTTCAAGCGAAAGGGCGATGATCTCTTCTATGAGCATACCATATCTCTCACTGAAGCTCTTTGTGGGTTCCAACTCGTCCTGACCCATCTGGACAACAGGCAGCTGCTCATTAAATCAAACCCTGGTGAAATTGTCAAGCCTG ATTCATTCAAGGCAATCAGCGACGAGGGGATGCCGATGTACCAGAGGCCGTTCATGAAGGGCAAGCTCTACATTCATTTCACGGTGGAGTTCCCCGACTCGCTGGCACCGGATCAGTGCAAGGCTCTCGAGGCTGTGCTTCCACCAAAGCCTGCATCCAAGCTGACCGACATGGAGCTCGACGAATGCGAGGAGACGACGATGCATGATGTCAACATGGAGGAGGAGATGCGTCGGAAAGCCcatgctgctgctcaggaggcgtaCGATGAGGACGACGAGATGCCCGGAGGCGGTGCCCAAAGAGTGCAGTGCGCACAACAGTAA
- the LOC123113185 gene encoding umecyanin isoform X2, translating into MAMAVAIRSLVAALLAGCVLLAVPAPRCAVTATDHVVGGSLWTIPTSSDHYSNWAGNRTIFAGDNLVFRFDAGMYDVVQVGQWEYNRCSWEDPYSDTLKSSPAVFHLLFADANYYVCTIANYCSLGVKLYVQVQQA; encoded by the exons atggcgatggcggtggcgaTCCGGTCCCTGGTCGCGGCGCTGCTGGCCGGCTGCGTCCTCCTCGCGGTGCCGGCGCCGCGGTGCGCGGTGACGGCGACGGACCACGTCGTCGGGGGCTCGCTCTGGACCATCCCCACGAGCAGCGACCACTACAGCAACTGGGCGGGCAACAGGACCATCTTCGCCGGCGACAACCT ggtgTTCAGGTTCGACGCGGGGATGTACGACGTGGTGCAGGTGGGGCAGTGGGAGTACAATCGCTGCTCGTGGGAGGACCCCTACTCAGACACCCTCAAGAGCAGCCCCGCCGTGTTCCACCTCCTCTTCGCCGACGCCAATTACTACGTCTGCACCATCGCCAACTACTGCTCCCTCGGCGTCAAGCTCTACGTCCAGGTCCAGCAGGCCTAA
- the LOC123113185 gene encoding uncharacterized protein isoform X1, which produces MNCVSLCFFPLGSLEGESITPAVAVAEGRERLLVPSRLVSRSVSLRRITVGDGDGGGDPVPGRGAAGRLRPPRGAGAAVRGDGDGPRRRGLALDHPHEQRPLQQLGGQQDHLRRRQPRFDAGMYDVVQVGQWEYNRCSWEDPYSDTLKSSPAVFHLLFADANYYVCTIANYCSLGVKLYVQVQQA; this is translated from the exons ATGAATTGCGTTTCGTTATGTTTTTTTCCCCTCGGCTCGCTGGAGGGCGAGAGCATAACGCCCGCTGTTGCAGTTGCAGAGGGGAGAGAGCGGTTGCTCGTTCCTTCACGACTCGTCTCCCGTTCCGTGTCCCTCCGGCGGATCACCGttggcgatggcgatggcggtggcgaTCCGGTCCCTGGTCGCGGCGCTGCTGGCCGGCTGCGTCCTCCTCGCGGTGCCGGCGCCGCGGTGCGCGGTGACGGCGACGGACCACGTCGTCGGGGGCTCGCTCTGGACCATCCCCACGAGCAGCGACCACTACAGCAACTGGGCGGGCAACAGGACCATCTTCGCCGGCGACAACCTCG GTTCGACGCGGGGATGTACGACGTGGTGCAGGTGGGGCAGTGGGAGTACAATCGCTGCTCGTGGGAGGACCCCTACTCAGACACCCTCAAGAGCAGCCCCGCCGTGTTCCACCTCCTCTTCGCCGACGCCAATTACTACGTCTGCACCATCGCCAACTACTGCTCCCTCGGCGTCAAGCTCTACGTCCAGGTCCAGCAGGCCTAA
- the LOC123113184 gene encoding 60S ribosomal protein L5-1: MGLRSGPKEAHPCGGASRRGPASSQARPLVYTSATTLPPHHPLPFRPPARAAAASFRRSSLPAGAMVYIKNQKTRAYSKRFQVKFKRRRQGKTDYRARLRLTNQDKNKYNTPKYRFVVRFTNKDVTAQIVYATIAGDIVMAAAYSHELPRYGLEVGLTNYAAAYCTGLLLARRVLKNRDLDEEYEGNVEATGEDFSVEPSDERRPFRALLDVGLIRTTTGNRVFGALKGALDGGLDIPHSDKRFAGFKKDEKSLDAEIHRKYIFGGHVADYMRSLADEEPEKFQTHFSEYIKRGISADDMEAVYKKVHAAIRADPTMAKSTKAPPKTHKRYNPKKLTYEQRKASLVERLNALNNSAGAADDDEDDDE, from the exons ATGGGCCTTAGAAGCGGACCGAAAGAGGCCCACCCTTGCGGGGGCGCCTCACGCCGCGGCCCAGCAAGCAGCCAGGCCCGCCCCCTCGTATATACAAGCGCCACCACGCTGCCTCCCCATCATCCCTTGCCCTTCCGCccgcctgcccgcgccgccgccgcctccttccgcAGGAGCTCCCTCCCCGCGGGCGCGATG GTGTACATCAAGAACCAGAAGACAAGGGCGTACTCCAAGCGTTTCCAAGTCAAGTTCAAGAGAAGGCGCC AGGGGAAGACCGACTACAGGGCCAGGCTGAGGCTCACGAACCAGGACAAGAACAAATACAATACCCCCAAGTACCGTTTTGTTGTGCGATTT ACCAACAAGGATGTCACTGCACAAATTGTCTATGCTACCATTGCTGGTGATATCGTGATGGCCGCTGCCTACTCCCATGAGTTGCCTCGCTACGGTCTTGAAGTTGGCCTCACCAACTATGCTGCAG CCTACTGCACTGGTCTGCTTTTGGCTCGTCGTGTGCTCAAGAACCGTgatcttgatgaggagtatgaagGCAATGTTGAG GCCACAGGTGAGGACTTCTCTGTTGAGCCTTCTGATGAGAGGAGGCCTTTCCGTGCGCTCTTGGATGTTGGTCTTATTAGGACCACCACTGGGAACCGCGTGTTTGGTGCCCTTAAG GGAGCTTTGGATGGTGGTCTTGACATTCCCCACAGTGACAAGAGATTTGCTGGTTTTAAGAAGGACGAGAAGTCGCTGGATGCTGAGATTCACCGCAAGTACATCTTTGGAGGGCATGTTGCTGACTACATGAGG TCACTAGCAGATGAGGAACCAGAGAAGTTCCAAACTCACTTCAGTGAGTACATCAAGAGGGGAATCTCAGCTGATGACATGGAAGCAGTTTACAAGAAGGTTCATGCTGCCATCCGTGCTGATCCCACCATGGCCAAATCAACCAAGGCGCCTCCCAAGACTCACAAGAG GTACAACCCCAAGAAGCTGACTTATGAGCAGAGGAAGGCCAGCCTCGTCGAAAGGCTCAACGCCCTCAACAACTCTGCCGGTGCCGCCgatgatgacgaggacgacgacgagtgA